GGGGTCAGAAATTATTCAAGAACCAGGACATAAAAACCCTCAAGAAATGCCCTAGATATTTAATACCTaacttgaaaaatattttatctaGGCCTATCTTGTTGTGTGTTGAGAAACGATTacattatttagcattatttctgACAATGACATTTGATATAAATGGACAACGCTCTGtgtgaaattataaaaattttgatGATGAATCGTGCACAAAAAGACCAGGAATGAATGTCTGCATGAATCAAGTGGGCAGATGAATCTTAAGCCAACCTACAGAGCCTCCAATCACTGGCTGATAATTAAAATTTCTCAACAATGCCTCAACAGTCCTGTCATATGAATCCCAGGCATGTTTTCCTTTCCCAGGTGGGCGGGGCGTTCAAATGGAACGTGAGTGGGCGGGGCATCTCAAGactatttacatatttaacagcCTTCAAACGACTTATCATCATTACTATAATAACGAATTACAGCCTCCTACAAATATCCTAAATCAGAACAAATGGGGAAAGCGATGGAAATTGACAAAAATGACCAGTGTCACTctgaaacatatattaaaatgaaagtgcATGCAGGAAAATGTTTACTTGTGGGGAAggcctgtccaaaaaaaaaaaaaaaaaaaagaccaaaaacgaAGCCTTAACGTACTTGACGttggaaaaaactaaaacaagatTCACATTCACTCGATAGACGCACACAGTGAAGCATTTGCAGATAAGAACATGTTTACTCGACCTTTCTTCCCCTGTCAGCTCACAGTCTGTCATGTTTTTGTCAAGTACGGGGCTTGGGGGACTGGAGAAGAGGCTCACAAAAGCCATGATGATTGGGAAACGGAACTGGCCCTTCTCCGAAACCAGAGTGAGGAGCATCAGTCACTCGTTGGATGAAGGTTTTGATATAACGTTACTGACAGTCTGGAGGAAAAACTCACGGTTTACGCGTCTCAACAACACGTGAGACGCTTAACAGACATTATATCCGCTCTCATGTTTACCGCTGTCTCAACACAGCTTTGATACCCTCAGCTTTGTTTATGTCCCCGGCGGTTTCACAGATGCCCTGGTGCGAGACTGCAGACGCAGAATATTGTGTTTATGTTCGAAGGCTTTTTCGGGATCTTCCACAGACATGGCGCCCGCAAACACTTTCGTTAAAATGGCTGCGAGGATCTTGCAGAAGCTACTGGTCCCGCCCAGTTCGTGAGCGGAGCCAATCGTTGTCTTTAAAGCTACAACGACTCGCTCTGTTATTGGTCGAAGCGGTGGCGCCTAAGCGCGAAACCAATTTTCTGTTAAACTATTGGCTATTGAGAACGTCATCGTTTTTAAACTCACCGTACGTGCTAGGATGACGCACTATTTATATCCCGATGTTCATTACTTTATTAACGGTTCTgttttggcatttgatttaataaaaaaaatatatatatttttaaacattgctATGTACTTGGCCCTTGGAATTCAATAAtcaaaaaatcatataaattcaTACTTTTAAAGACTATAAATATTGAATAGGTCAGTGCAGTtcctaaatacataaaaaaattaataatacaaaagcttaaatatatataactcACATTCCCAGTGCAATACCAATATACATTGGTCATAAATAGcctgtttattttgtgtaaagGAATGATTGCAAGTGAGGGTTATTTCATAAATAGTACaatactgaaaatgtatttatggtggactatgcaaaataaaaaagtacaaactCTTTAAGCTGTGAAGAACAAGCTTAGTATCCAAAAAACTAGTAGGCctatgcaaaataatttaattttaatggaGATGTGATTGCCtgtaaataaattagtttaagtacacaaatatgaaaataaacttgtctatggcaataataacaacagcagtattaatcatcataataatatgGTTTGGAGTCACACACACGCCTTACATTATCTTATGTTTCCTGAGAAATATTCATTAAATTCAATGGTAAAGATGCTTCTGATTCATCACTTGTGTCTTCTATCTTGTCCTCGGGTGGTTTTGTCGTTTCTTGCCTTAGGCTTATAAATAGTACAGTAATGCACACTGGTAAAGCAAATCCGAGAATAAAGGCCGCCAATGCCTTAAGTATGTCTGTGATTTTTGATAGAAGCCAAGATTTCTCCTCTGAAAAACAAAAGAGCAAGTCAAGTTTtcacataattataattatgctCATATGAATTATTTATATGCTTGACTTACCATAGGCTATCCTCAGTATCCCATCAATGCTTAAGTGTTCGATCTCACAGGTAACACTCTGCGCACTTACGTTACTAAGGCTAAGATAGGAGATCATTTGGAAAGTGCCATCTTTGTGAGGGAGTACTCCAGTAGTTGATACACCAAAATAGACTGGCCTTCTATTTTGGATCCAACGTACTCGAATGATGTTTGGATAGAAGCCATGCACAGCACATTTAAGATATTCCTGACCCTTTTCTCCTCCAGAAGACACATATACTGCAGGTTTTGCTATATTTGATTAacaattgtttattaaattagcAATCTGAAGCCAAATAAATGGCATGTTATATGTGCATCAAAAGCATCCAATTTACAGTGGTAGAATCTTACTGCTGATTTACCTGCCCTTGAGAGGGAGTTGTTGGACTTAAGGAAGACCGTTTTCACAGCAGAACACACCTTTACTAGTCGTGCCTCTTTTCTCTTAATGTATTCtttgctctttctctcttctgctaAAAGCTGACCTGGTTCACTGGTAGCAACCACGGCTTCCTTCGCCAAATCCACGTGCATGATGTCTCTGCCATCATACCCATAGCGCCAGAAACGGCTTACTTGTCCTTCATTGTTAAATGCACATCCAATGAACTGCTGGTATGCATGTTCTTCTAAAATAAACCAAGTGTAATATCATTGTTACTGACTTTCAGTAGCTCAAGGTTAAAGTTAAATTATGCACAAAGCCCATTAAAATCTGTTTTAGCCTTTGTCTTAGTCTGGACTGAGGTgttgagtttattattattattttttatagatgATGGTAATATTCACATATTCTGTTTGCTTTACTGCAGTGTTGAAATATTTCTAGATTGCACACTCAGGCttgcaaacaaacataaaacctCTTAAAAGTAATATAACATAACTGTTTGAcagcattttatattaaatatatatatattggataaaaaaaaatcaatacctGCCCCAAGGATGGTGTTTAAAAAAGCCATGATGAGGAgaaaaacttgcattttgtttTGTCAACATTCACAACACTTAAAGCCAAATTTTGAAACTGAAAGTAGGTGTTTTATATCGCTGCTAACGGTACAGTAGCCTACAGTTATTTTGCGACTGCCGGTTTTATATTTGCAATCACTTTATATGACTAAAATTCTTAGGAAAACAAACTAATTCAGAGTTATAAAAGGAAACCACAGCATAACAAAAGTGaaagtacagaaaaaaataaaagagaaaaaaaaactagtcaAGACATCATGTGACGAAGAACAGTTACAGTATAACTGTTTTAACAGGAAGACATTGGCTTTTAGTTACTTTCTGAAGACAACTGTGTGGATTGCACACATGGAAATCATCCAGACATTCGTGTTTATACTTCAGCTTTCTCCTCAGATCACCATGTGGAcgggtattttaaaatattgttttgttttctcatcCTTCTTTTTCAACAGGAAGTAATGCATCATTTAGACAACAGGAAGAAGATAGTCTTAGCATGTGTAAAttcattgcatttattaatttgaatgcgTATAATGTTTTGAATATAAAACTGATACTTCAAtactgttatatactgtatatttccaTATTTTTCAGCTTAAAATGATCATAGGTTCTCTGAGACCTGAAGCAAAACATGAgagttaaataaatgttttaatgtttttatgtaaacataCGTTATGTGAGTGAAATTAAATGGAACCCAATGACTTGTGGTATTGTTTGCAGGTTTAGTTTAAGAATATGAAGAAAATAAGATTTCTTCAGTGTAAATTAAACATTGAATGTTTAATTTTCTATGATTGTTCTCTCTCATTCTTAGTCTTGGCCTTGAGTATTAATgaatatgttatgtttttttagaCTACCAGACAGTGAATGTGCTGGCCTACACACGGATGATGGAGAATGGCTCCACAGACCAGGCAGTGGTTGTTTTGGTGAATGAAGCCACATTTGCGTACTTCGACCAGgcaaaaaacacatttgtgttaCGTCCCAGTGCAAGCGCTGGGTTCTCAGTTTTAGAAGGCAGTGATCGCTCCTTCTGCATGTATGAGGTGTTAGCAGGATTTTATCGACAAACTGATTACCTAGAGAAACtcaaacaagaaacaaattcatcaaaatCACTTTTGGGTAATCTGTTATGATGTCATTCTAAACCAAAATTACCTCCTTTCTTTATCTAAATATGTACACTGGACAAAATTATGAATGCAGCACTgcaccatttttcatgagctggacTCAAAGATCCaagactttttttatgtaaacaaaaggaCTATTTCTATCAAGTAtagttcacaaatctgtctaaatctgtgttcgtgagcacttctcctttgctgagataatccatccacctcacaggtgtggcatatcaagatgctgattatacagcatgattattgcaaatgtgtgctttaggctggccacaataaaagacactctaaaatgtgcagttttactgtattggggggtctGGTGGGGGGGGGGATAACCCATTTACTTCATGCAGTGCagcacatctccttcacatagagttgatcaggttgttgattgtggcctgtgaaATGAtgatccactcctcttcaatggctgtgtgaagttgctgggtCACCGTgtttttgccaagtaagacatgttcctggatcaacatcttat
This genomic window from Carassius auratus strain Wakin unplaced genomic scaffold, ASM336829v1 scaf_tig00216326, whole genome shotgun sequence contains:
- the LOC113097550 gene encoding hereditary hemochromatosis protein homolog, coding for MQVFLLIMAFLNTILGAEEHAYQQFIGCAFNNEGQVSRFWRYGYDGRDIMHVDLAKEAVVATSEPGQLLAEERKSKEYIKRKEARLVKVCSAVKTVFLKSNNSLSRAAKPAVYVSSGGEKGQEYLKCAVHGFYPNIIRVRWIQNRRPVYFGVSTTGVLPHKDGTFQMISYLSLSNVSAQSVTCEIEHLSIDGILRIAYEEKSWLLSKITDILKALAAFILGFALPVCITVLFISLRQETTKPPEDKIEDTSDESEASLPLNLMNISQET